A window of Tatumella citrea genomic DNA:
GCGCATTCCACGATGCGATGTACCTGGCCGCCCATTGCCCGACCGGAATGATCTTTGTTCCGAGCCGGGACGGTATCAGCCATAACCCCGCAGAATTTACTGAACCTGCGGATCTTACCGCTGGCACCCGGATCCTTGCCTGGTGTCTGGCCGAACTTGCTAATCAATCTGAATCACCGGAGAGTTTATGAACGAGAACACTTACCCTGCCTGCTGCCATAAAGATAACGGCACCTCATTAGGCCATAACGCAACGCTTGAACAACCTATTTCGGCTGATGGCACCCCGGAAACCGGCAAAACCTATACCGTTCCTGCGCGTTGTGGACGGGCTGTGAAACTGAAAAAAGGCCAGGTGATCACTATCACCAATACCCACGGGACGCAGGTCTGTGACACGTGGATGTTTAATGCAGAAGATATGAGCGAGTTCCTGTCAATGGAGCATGCCCGTGCCTTTATCGATAAAATCATTCCTAAGCCAGGCGATTTACTGGTCACCAACCAGCGACGGCCGATTGGTGAACTGATTGCAGACACCTCGCCGGGGATTCACGATACCCTGATGGCAGCCTGTGATTTGTATCGTTATACTAATCTTGGTGTTGAAGGCTACCACGACAGCTGTGCTGACAATATGCGGATGGCGTTAAATGCTATCGGTCTACGCGCCAGAGAAGTTCCACAGCCGTTTAACTTATGGATGAACATTCCGGTGAAACCGGATTACACTGTTG
This region includes:
- a CDS encoding DUF1989 domain-containing protein, which codes for MNENTYPACCHKDNGTSLGHNATLEQPISADGTPETGKTYTVPARCGRAVKLKKGQVITITNTHGTQVCDTWMFNAEDMSEFLSMEHARAFIDKIIPKPGDLLVTNQRRPIGELIADTSPGIHDTLMAACDLYRYTNLGVEGYHDSCADNMRMALNAIGLRAREVPQPFNLWMNIPVKPDYTVDWLPPVSKPGDYVQIRATMDCVVVMSACPQDIVPINDLNPVDVHFVVND